CACCTCGTGCCCGATTCTCCAGGGGAAGGGCCCCGGACCCTTGTCACCCCTGGGGTGTGCCGCGAGCGCCGCCGACGGCGCCAGGCTCAGGGCGAGGAGCCACCCGAAAAGCGGACGCGCTCCCAGGCGAGAGCGCGTCGAGAGAAACGTCACGAATCGAGCCGCAAGGCGCGGTCGGCGATCAGAACGCGAATTGGATCGAAATGCGGTGCACTCCGCCCAGGTCCTGCATGTCCGTATACGCATAGTCGACATCTGCCTGTCCGGCGACCGAAACCGGAATGTGGAAGCCTACGCCGCCCGCCAACGCCTCGGCATCATAGTTGATGTTGTAACCGCCGCGCAGGAACACGAACTTCTGGAACGCGTACTCGAACCCGACGTTCATGCGCTCGGCGTTGTCCGGCGGGTGCGAGAACTCGAACGAGCCGAGCAGCTTCTGGTTGGCCAGCTGGAAGATGGTCGCGGACGTCCCCACCCGGAACATGCTCGGAATTCGCGCGCTGCGCTCGATGAACTGCTCCTGCGAGCCGATGTTCGAGATCGACATTCCGATCTTCATCCCCAGGGTGCCCACGTCGTACAGGGTGCCGATATCGAACGAATAGGTCTGCTGAGAGAACTCCGCGAGGCCCGAGTGGATGAAATTGCCCGTGAAGCCGGCGCTGAACTTGTCGGTGAACGAGCGGGCGTAGGTCAGCCCGAACGACATGAAGCCGG
Above is a genomic segment from Candidatus Sulfotelmatobacter sp. containing:
- a CDS encoding PorV/PorQ family protein, yielding MRKWIAAAGLVGAMVPGLAGAANIFEKVGTFGGQFLKIPVGARAEGMGGAFVGVSDDASSLFWNAAGIARIDPDKSVFNFNQATWPADLKFSQAGYVFHVKRIPGAIGLNVRSLYMDPMTETTAFQPDGTGNTFDAGFMSFGLTYARSFTDKFSAGFTGNFIHSGLAEFSQQTYSFDIGTLYDVGTLGMKIGMSISNIGSQEQFIERSARIPSMFRVGTSATIFQLANQKLLGSFEFSHPPDNAERMNVGFEYAFQKFVFLRGGYNINYDAEALAGGVGFHIPVSVAGQADVDYAYTDMQDLGGVHRISIQFAF